The following proteins are co-located in the Eptesicus fuscus isolate TK198812 chromosome 9, DD_ASM_mEF_20220401, whole genome shotgun sequence genome:
- the PPCS gene encoding phosphopantothenate--cysteine ligase isoform X1, translated as MAEVDLVAEFPQPAGAARWAEVMARFAARLGAQGRRVVLVTSGGTKVPLEARAVRFLDNFSSGRRGATSAELFLAAGYGVLFLHRARSAFPFAHRFPPQTWLSALRPTSPATSGSLSLEVEEKALPGFAAALRSYQEAAAAGTFLAIEFTTLADYLHLLQAAAQALNPLGPSAMFYLAAAVSDFYVPVSEMPEHKIQSSGGPLQITMKMVPKMLSPLVKDWAPKAFIISFKLETNPSIIIDRARNALEIYRHQVVVANILESQRSFVVIITKDSETKLLLSEEEIEKGMEIEEKIVDDLQSRHTAFIQGKN; from the exons ATGGCGGAAGTGGACCTGGTCGCCGAGTTCCCCCAGCCCGCCGGTGCTGCGCGCTGGGCCGAGGTTATGGCTCGCTTCGCCGCCCGGCTAGGCGCGCAGGGAAGACGGGTGGTGCTGGTGACGTCCGGCGGCACCAAGGTCCCGCTGGAAGCTCGGGCAGTGCGCTTCCTGGACAACTTCAGCAGCGGGCGGCGCGGGGCCACCTCGGCCGAGCTCTTCCTGGCCGCGGGCTACGGGGTCCTGTTCCTACACCGCGCCCGCTCTGCCTTCCCCTTTGCCCACCGCTTCCCGCCCCAGACCTGGCTGTCAGCTCtgcggcccaccagcccagccacTTCGGGCTCACTGAGCCTGGAGGTCGAGGAGAAGGCACTCCCGGGCTTCGCTGCGGCTCTGAGGAGCTACCAGGAAGCTGCGGCTGCCGGCACCTTCCTGGCCATAGAGTTCACCACTTTGGCGGACTATTTGCATCTGCTGCAGGCTGCGGCCCAGGCGCTCAATCCGCTAG GCCCATCTGCGATGTTTTATCTTGCGGCAGCCGTGTCAGATTTCTATGTTCCTGTCTCTGAAATGCCTGAACACAAGATCCAGTCATCTGGGGGCCCTCTGCAG ATAACAATGAAGATGGTGCCAAAAATGCTTTCTCCTTTGGTTAAAGACTGGGCTCCCAAAGCatttataatttcctttaagTTGGAGACTAATCCCTCTATCATAATTGATCGTGCACGGAATGCTTTGGAAATTTATCGACATCAAGTGGTGGTGGCTAATATCCTTGAGTCACAACGATCCTTTGTGGTTATTATAACCAAAGACTCAGAAACTAAGTTATTGCTatcagaggaagaaatagaaaaaggcaTGGAAATAGAAGAGAAGATAGTGGATGATCTTCAGTCCCGACACACAGCTTTTATACAAGGCAAAAATTGA
- the PPCS gene encoding phosphopantothenate--cysteine ligase isoform X2, with the protein MFYLAAAVSDFYVPVSEMPEHKIQSSGGPLQITMKMVPKMLSPLVKDWAPKAFIISFKLETNPSIIIDRARNALEIYRHQVVVANILESQRSFVVIITKDSETKLLLSEEEIEKGMEIEEKIVDDLQSRHTAFIQGKN; encoded by the exons ATGTTTTATCTTGCGGCAGCCGTGTCAGATTTCTATGTTCCTGTCTCTGAAATGCCTGAACACAAGATCCAGTCATCTGGGGGCCCTCTGCAG ATAACAATGAAGATGGTGCCAAAAATGCTTTCTCCTTTGGTTAAAGACTGGGCTCCCAAAGCatttataatttcctttaagTTGGAGACTAATCCCTCTATCATAATTGATCGTGCACGGAATGCTTTGGAAATTTATCGACATCAAGTGGTGGTGGCTAATATCCTTGAGTCACAACGATCCTTTGTGGTTATTATAACCAAAGACTCAGAAACTAAGTTATTGCTatcagaggaagaaatagaaaaaggcaTGGAAATAGAAGAGAAGATAGTGGATGATCTTCAGTCCCGACACACAGCTTTTATACAAGGCAAAAATTGA